The Prevotella sp. E2-28 genome includes the window TGTTTACGGCTGACTCGAAACAAATCGTGTGGGTGCGCTACGATGAGAGTCAGGTGAAGGAGTTTTCTATGCCGATGTTCCATCTGGATGCTGAGAATAAAGGCGCCTATGCCTATACCTACAAGTATCCGAAAGCAGGCGATGATAACTCGAAAGTCTGTTTGATGAGCTATGATATCAAGAGTCATCAGACGCGCCAGATGCAGTTGCCCCTTGATGCTGATGGCTATATCCCCCGTATTAAGGCTACAAACGATGCGTCGAAGGTGCTGGCTTTTACGCTGAATCGTCATCAGGATTGTCTTAGAGTCTATGCAGTGAATCCGTTGAGCACGAACTGTAAGCTGATTATCGAGGATAAAGTAGATAAATATATCAATGAGAATGTTTTTGCCAATATTGCTATAACAGACAAACACTTAGTGCTGACCAGCGAGCGCGACGGGTATAATCATATTTACCTTTATACGCTTAACGGACAGTTGGTGCGTAGTGTGGGTGATTTGGAAAAGCCTGGACAACGTCTTGGAGGGGTCGCTCATACCATTGTGACAGATATCTATGGCTATAATGAACTGACGGGTGACCTTTATTTCGCAGCCCTGTCTGCAGGAGCTATCGATCAGAAAGTCTATGTGTCACATAAGGATGGAAAGGTGGAATGTCTGACAGACAAGAACGGTTGGAACTCGGCTATCTTCTCTTCTGATTTCAAGAACTTTCTCTGTATATGGAGCGACATGAATCATCCCACGGTTTATACGCTTTGTAATAATCAGGGAAAGGTTCAGACCACCCTCTTAGACAATCAAGCTTTGGCAAATACATATGCCAGCTATGATATGGGTACGAAAGAGTTTTTTGTCTTTACTACGCCTGAGACAAAACTCATGGGCTATATGGTAAAACCGGCTAATTTTGACCCTAATAAAAAGTATCCAGTCATCATGTATCAATATGGTGGTCCTGGCTCACAACAGGTAAAGAATGCCTGGGGTATCGGCATGAGTGGACAGGGAGCGATTCTGGAGCAATATCTTTGTCAGCAGGGCTACATCTGTGTATGCGTAGATAATCGTGGCACAGGAGGACGTGGCGCCGAGTTTGAGAAGTGTACCTATTTACGCTTGGGTGAACTGGAGGCCCGCGACCAGGTAGAGACAGCCCTGTGGCTTGGAAAACAGTCGTATGTGGATAAAGACCGTATCGCTATTTGGGGCTGGTCGTATGGTGGCTGGAACACGCTAATGTCTATGTCAGAGGGCCGTCCCGTTTTCCGTTGTGGTGTGGCTATCGCGCCTCCCACCTGCTGGCGCTTTTATGACACTATCTATACAGAGCGTTTTATGCGCACACCGAAGGAGAACGCTTCTGGTTATGATGAGGTGTGCCCCATTGCTCGTGCAGAAAAGCTGAGTGGTGCCCTGTTGCTTATTCATGGTCTGGCCGATGATAATGTGCATTATCAGAATTCGGCAGTCTATATGGATGCCCTTGTACAGGCCGACAAGGATTTCCGCCAGTTGGTCTATACCAACAAAAATCACAGCATATTTGGAGGTAATACGCGTAATCACCTGTTCCGCCAATGTGTCAATTTCTTTAATGAGAATATGAAATAAAAAACTATAATCCACATGAAGAAACTAACCTTACTATTGATTGGTTTGGCCGTTTGTTTTACGGCCGATGCAAAGAGAAAAAAGCGTACTGTCGTAAAGCCGCTCACCACCATCGAGATGATAACGAAGGTGAACGACTACTGGCAGGCAAATCACAATCCACGGATGCGCTCATTCTGGGACGAGGCTGCCTATCATACGGGTAATATGGAA containing:
- a CDS encoding S9 family peptidase — protein: MKKLFIGAMLFAAVSQVMAAGKLDLKEITKGAFREKTIAAVNPMSDGETYAQISSNGKQIVQYSYKTGKQVAVLFDADKARGAKVERIDGYVMSPTGKRLLIQTQTKSIYRRSFTAVYYIFTIANNKLEPLSDGGPQQTPIWSPDGEQVAFVRDNNIHLVKLLYNNAESQVTKDGKFNEVINGIPDWVNEEEFSFNSSMVFTADSKQIVWVRYDESQVKEFSMPMFHLDAENKGAYAYTYKYPKAGDDNSKVCLMSYDIKSHQTRQMQLPLDADGYIPRIKATNDASKVLAFTLNRHQDCLRVYAVNPLSTNCKLIIEDKVDKYINENVFANIAITDKHLVLTSERDGYNHIYLYTLNGQLVRSVGDLEKPGQRLGGVAHTIVTDIYGYNELTGDLYFAALSAGAIDQKVYVSHKDGKVECLTDKNGWNSAIFSSDFKNFLCIWSDMNHPTVYTLCNNQGKVQTTLLDNQALANTYASYDMGTKEFFVFTTPETKLMGYMVKPANFDPNKKYPVIMYQYGGPGSQQVKNAWGIGMSGQGAILEQYLCQQGYICVCVDNRGTGGRGAEFEKCTYLRLGELEARDQVETALWLGKQSYVDKDRIAIWGWSYGGWNTLMSMSEGRPVFRCGVAIAPPTCWRFYDTIYTERFMRTPKENASGYDEVCPIARAEKLSGALLLIHGLADDNVHYQNSAVYMDALVQADKDFRQLVYTNKNHSIFGGNTRNHLFRQCVNFFNENMK